From Oncorhynchus mykiss isolate Arlee chromosome 25, USDA_OmykA_1.1, whole genome shotgun sequence, a single genomic window includes:
- the exd2 gene encoding exonuclease 3'-5' domain-containing protein 2 isoform X2, which produces MASRQSALTAAVVTLLGATLGGLLLWRQRAIRTKKQQLSAQGLKGQVRVSSCPLPVEPEPVVLDCKNPVESQIQSKQTQLSPGQSLVLPLPAVLPPVDQALAVQPVMVSSEKEWEQLWPMLQKDLSVYPVLGLDCEWVKSQTNTLGVSVKDKTSTVSLLQMASYSGLCVLVRLQPFRAGQQDLPLTLKEVLSDPHILKVGVGCYEDGKRLTRDYGLALGCTVDLRYLALRQRKVVLNNGLSLKSLAADLLNVSLEKSLELRCSDWEADPLTLQQMTYAARDAQVSIALFFRLLGLHSDTTPSLDTGSGYSQLANCCQGVVDTPFRGWVGGECEDGGKSVDRERRRRSRKLQQSVFESQESGDQQVPDPRKNNKRKSLGVGYSARKSPLYDNCFLHAPDGQPLCTCDKKKAKWYLDKGIGVLQSEDPFIVRLLFEPSGRPDSQQDYYLTAKENLCVVCGKNDSYIRKNIVPHEYRRHFPTEMKDHNSHDILLLCTSCHAASNVHDGFLKQQLADEHAAPQGCEEGVRLLEDSDRRRVRSAARALLTAGEGLPGPRRDELQEVIRSFFNDLDGELTTDTLQSAAGLETRIFNESYVPHGLKVVQAHAKQGLKGLMGLERHWRQHFLSTMTPRYLPPLWSVNHNHSKFLRKYGEDLPIQLN; this is translated from the exons ATGGCTTCTAGACAAAGTGCCCTAACTGCTGCCGTGGTTACCCTGTTGGGAGCCACCTTGGGTGGCCTGTTGCTATGGCGACAGAGAGCCATAAGGACAAAGAAGCAACAGCTTTCTGCTCAGGGTCTGAAGGGTCAGGTAAGGGTCAGCTCTTGTCCCTTACCTGTGGAACCAGAGCCTGTGGTTCTGGACTGTAAGAACCCAGTGGAGTCCCAAATCCAGTCTAAGCAGACCCAGCTATCCCCGGGTCAGAGTCTGGTCCTCCCCCTGCCTGCTGTGCTACCCCCTGTTGACCAGGCCCTGGCGGTGCAGCCGGTGATGGTAAGCTCTGAGAAggagtgggagcagctgtggccCATGCTGCAGAAGGATCTGTCAGTCTATCCTGTCCTCGGCCTGGACTGTGAATGGGTGAAGAGTCAAACTAATACCCTGGGT GTGTCAGTGAAGGATAAGACTTCAACAGTCTCTTTACTCCAGATGGCTTCCTactctggtctgtgtgtgttggtgaggcTGCAGCCGTTCCGTGCTGGCCAGCAGGACTTGCCACTTACCCTGAAAGAG gTCCTCAGCGACCCTCACATCCTGAAGGTGGGTGTGGGCTGCTATGAGGACGGGAAGCGTCTGACACGAGACTATGGCCTGGCGCTGGGATGTACTGTGGACTTAAGATACCTTGCACTACGACAAAG GAAGGTGGTGTTGAATAACGGTCTGAGTCTGAAGTCTCTGGCAGCTGACCTGCTCAACGTCTCTCTGGAGAAATCCTTGGAGCTGCGCTGTAGTGACTGGGAGGCTGACCCGCTGACCTTACAACAG ATGACCTACGCAGCCCGAGACGCACAGGTATCCATCGCCCTCTTCTTCCGCCTGCTCGGCCTCCACTCAGACACCACGCCCTCACTTGACACTGGGAGTGGCTACTCCCAGCTGGCCAATTGCTGCCAGGGCGTGGTGGACACACCCTTCAGGGGGTGGGTTGGAGGAGAGTGCGAGGATGGAGGGAAAAGCGTGGatcgagagaggaggaggaggagtaggaagctCCAGCAGTCTGTTTTTGAAAGCCAAGAGTCTGGGGACCAGCAAGTTCCAGACCCCAGGAAGAACAACAAGAGAAAATCGCTCGGGGTGGGCTACTCTGCCAG GAAGTCCCCTCTCTATGACAACTGTTTCCTCCATGCCCCGGATGGACAACCCCTCTGTACCTGCGACAAGAAGAAGGCCAAGTGGTACCTGGATAAAGGAATAGGAG tgcTGCAGAGTGAGGATCCATTCATTGTGCGTCTGCTGTTTGAGCCTTCGGGACGTCCAGACTCCCAGCAGGACTACTACCTGACTGCCAAGGAGaacctgtgtgtggtgtgtggcaaGAACGACTCTTATATCAG GAAGAACATCGTTCCCCATGAGTACAGACGTCACTTTCCCACGGAGATGAAAGACCACAACTCCCATGACATCTTGCTGTTGTGCACTTCCTGTCACGCGGCCTCCAATGTCCACGATGGCTTCCTGAAGCAGCAGCTGGCTGATGAACATGCTG CCCCCCAGGGTTGTGAGGAGGGCGTGCGGCTCCTGGAGGACTCTGACCGCAGGAGGGTTCGTTCTGCAGCCCGTGCCCTCCTGACTGCGGGGGAAGGGCTCCCTGGGCCCCGGAGAGACGAGCTGCAGGAAGTCATCAGGAGTTTCTTCAACGACCTCGACGGGGAGCTGACGACAGACACCCTGCAGAGTGCTGCTGGCCTAGAGACACG GATCTTCAATGAGAGCTATGTTCCCCACGGGCTGAAGGTGGTGCAAGCGCATGCCAAGCAGGGTCTGAAGGGGTTAATGGGCCTAGAACGCCACTGGAGGCAGCACTTCCTGTCTACCATGACGCCGCGCTACCTCCCTCCTCTGTGGTCCgtcaaccacaaccacagcaaGTTCCTACGCAAATACGGCGAGGATCTCCCCATCCAACTTAACTGA
- the exd2 gene encoding exonuclease 3'-5' domain-containing protein 2 isoform X1: MASRQSALTAAVVTLLGATLGGLLLWRQRAIRTKKQQLSAQGLKGQVRVSSCPLPVEPEPVVLDCKNPVESQIQSKQTQLSPGQSLVLPLPAVLPPVDQALAVQPVMVSSEKEWEQLWPMLQKDLSVYPVLGLDCEWVKSQTNTLGVSVKDKTSTVSLLQMASYSGLCVLVRLQPFRAGQQDLPLTLKEVLSDPHILKVGVGCYEDGKRLTRDYGLALGCTVDLRYLALRQRKVVLNNGLSLKSLAADLLNVSLEKSLELRCSDWEADPLTLQQMTYAARDAQVSIALFFRLLGLHSDTTPSLDTGSGYSQLANCCQGVVDTPFRGWVGGECEDGGKSVDRERRRRSRKLQQSVFESQESGDQQVPDPRKNNKRKSLGVGYSARKSPLYDNCFLHAPDGQPLCTCDKKKAKWYLDKGIGVLQSEDPFIVRLLFEPSGRPDSQQDYYLTAKENLCVVCGKNDSYIRKNIVPHEYRRHFPTEMKDHNSHDILLLCTSCHAASNVHDGFLKQQLADEHAAPQGCEEGVRLLEDSDRRRVRSAARALLTAGEGLPGPRRDELQEVIRSFFNDLDGELTTDTLQSAAGLETRIFNESYVPHGLKVVQAHAKQGLKGLMGLERHWRQHFLSTMTPRYLPPLWSVNHNHSKFLRKYGEDLPIQLN; the protein is encoded by the exons ATGGCTTCTAGACAAAGTGCCCTAACTGCTGCCGTGGTTACCCTGTTGGGAGCCACCTTGGGTGGCCTGTTGCTATGGCGACAGAGAGCCATAAGGACAAAGAAGCAACAGCTTTCTGCTCAGGGTCTGAAGGGTCAGGTAAGGGTCAGCTCTTGTCCCTTACCTGTGGAACCAGAGCCTGTGGTTCTGGACTGTAAGAACCCAGTGGAGTCCCAAATCCAGTCTAAGCAGACCCAGCTATCCCCGGGTCAGAGTCTGGTCCTCCCCCTGCCTGCTGTGCTACCCCCTGTTGACCAGGCCCTGGCGGTGCAGCCGGTGATGGTAAGCTCTGAGAAggagtgggagcagctgtggccCATGCTGCAGAAGGATCTGTCAGTCTATCCTGTCCTCGGCCTGGACTGTGAATGGGTGAAGAGTCAAACTAATACCCTGGGT GTGTCAGTGAAGGATAAGACTTCAACAGTCTCTTTACTCCAGATGGCTTCCTactctggtctgtgtgtgttggtgaggcTGCAGCCGTTCCGTGCTGGCCAGCAGGACTTGCCACTTACCCTGAAAGAG gTCCTCAGCGACCCTCACATCCTGAAGGTGGGTGTGGGCTGCTATGAGGACGGGAAGCGTCTGACACGAGACTATGGCCTGGCGCTGGGATGTACTGTGGACTTAAGATACCTTGCACTACGACAAAG GAAGGTGGTGTTGAATAACGGTCTGAGTCTGAAGTCTCTGGCAGCTGACCTGCTCAACGTCTCTCTGGAGAAATCCTTGGAGCTGCGCTGTAGTGACTGGGAGGCTGACCCGCTGACCTTACAACAG ATGACCTACGCAGCCCGAGACGCACAGGTATCCATCGCCCTCTTCTTCCGCCTGCTCGGCCTCCACTCAGACACCACGCCCTCACTTGACACTGGGAGTGGCTACTCCCAGCTGGCCAATTGCTGCCAGGGCGTGGTGGACACACCCTTCAGGGGGTGGGTTGGAGGAGAGTGCGAGGATGGAGGGAAAAGCGTGGatcgagagaggaggaggaggagtaggaagctCCAGCAGTCTGTTTTTGAAAGCCAAGAGTCTGGGGACCAGCAAGTTCCAGACCCCAGGAAGAACAACAAGAGAAAATCGCTCGGGGTGGGCTACTCTGCCAG GAAGTCCCCTCTCTATGACAACTGTTTCCTCCATGCCCCGGATGGACAACCCCTCTGTACCTGCGACAAGAAGAAGGCCAAGTGGTACCTGGATAAAGGAATAGGAG tgcTGCAGAGTGAGGATCCATTCATTGTGCGTCTGCTGTTTGAGCCTTCGGGACGTCCAGACTCCCAGCAGGACTACTACCTGACTGCCAAGGAGaacctgtgtgtggtgtgtggcaaGAACGACTCTTATATCAG GAAGAACATCGTTCCCCATGAGTACAGACGTCACTTTCCCACGGAGATGAAAGACCACAACTCCCATGACATCTTGCTGTTGTGCACTTCCTGTCACGCGGCCTCCAATGTCCACGATGGCTTCCTGAAGCAGCAGCTGGCTGATGAACATGCTGCCCCCCAG GGTTGTGAGGAGGGCGTGCGGCTCCTGGAGGACTCTGACCGCAGGAGGGTTCGTTCTGCAGCCCGTGCCCTCCTGACTGCGGGGGAAGGGCTCCCTGGGCCCCGGAGAGACGAGCTGCAGGAAGTCATCAGGAGTTTCTTCAACGACCTCGACGGGGAGCTGACGACAGACACCCTGCAGAGTGCTGCTGGCCTAGAGACACG GATCTTCAATGAGAGCTATGTTCCCCACGGGCTGAAGGTGGTGCAAGCGCATGCCAAGCAGGGTCTGAAGGGGTTAATGGGCCTAGAACGCCACTGGAGGCAGCACTTCCTGTCTACCATGACGCCGCGCTACCTCCCTCCTCTGTGGTCCgtcaaccacaaccacagcaaGTTCCTACGCAAATACGGCGAGGATCTCCCCATCCAACTTAACTGA